One part of the Schistocerca piceifrons isolate TAMUIC-IGC-003096 chromosome 2, iqSchPice1.1, whole genome shotgun sequence genome encodes these proteins:
- the LOC124775817 gene encoding uncharacterized protein LOC124775817, which produces MQNFLAGILQGSPCCFMYLDNVRIFLKMTELHHSHLTTVFQCLNDAGIVINPLKDSMYLGTDTSAVESAGDPEHATPRNSQRPTSFLRMVNCYWCHLCNAAAGHKHLTAAQRGPTMKGRAPIAWTYEMEQICTTSTSDLELTIIVDSSQTAISTPLQQ; this is translated from the exons ATGCAGAATTTCCTGGCTGGCATCTTGCAAGGATCACCTTGCTGCTTCATGTACCTGGACAATGTCCGTATATTCTTGAAGATGACCGAACTCCACCACAGCCACCTAACAACCGTTTTCCAGTGTCTCAATGACGCTGGCATAGTCATTAATCCATTGAAAGACAGTATGTATTTGGGG ACTGACACCTCTGCCGTAGAAAGTGCAGGTGATCCTGAACATGCCACACCCAGAAACTCACAGAGGCCTACATCATTTCTCAGGATGGTCAACTGCTACTGGTGCCATCTATGTAACGCTGCTGCAGGGCACAAACATCTGACTGCAGCACAACGTGGCCCCACAATGAAAGGAAGGGCTCCCATTGCCTGGACATACGAAATGGAGCAAATTTGTACCACATCTACATCTGATTTAGAGTTAACCATCATTGTGGATTCCAGTCAGACTGCTATCAGCACACCACTTCAACAGTGA